The genome window TCAAAAGTTGTCATGGACGATACGCTTCTTGCTTTCAAGAATTCCAAGACTAATTCGTATATGTTAATCACAAGCGTGTCGGCCATCGCCAAAGGGCGCTTCAGCTTTTCCTTTAACAGTTCAATCTCTTTACGGACCTGATATTCATTGGCCGCATCATACGTAAAAAAGAAGAAAGGAGAAAAAATATTGGCAGTTTCGGGATTAAGGAAATCGCGATTCTCCAATAATTCATACAGCGAATCAATGCGTGTACTCATAAGCTATTTAGAATTCGTTCCCTATGTTCCTTCGGTATAAACATTGCTTCCAAAAACCAAGCTTCGCCATGATGGGCAAAGAATCGGCATAACTCATCAGAAAGATAAACTGAAATAAGTTTACCATTATTGATGAACCCAGTTTCCTTCATCATCAGTATCATGATCTGACAGGCCTTAAATTTGGTGTTGTCAGTCCATTTGTCAATTTCAGGATGATTGCCTGACGACCAATTCAGAAAGCGCAGGACATCTGACCTGTCAATGGTTGTATCCAAGCGCCTCCATTTGGAGAGCACTACTTCAAGGTGAAAGTCGCGGATGAGCGGATAAGCACTCAAACAAACAAAGTACAGGAAAATGTTTCTTTCTTCTTTTGTTGCAAGTTGCAAATAAGCCTTCCAATAGGATTCAGAGACAGCATTATATCTTTTTAAAATCTCACCGACCTTCTTTTTCCGGGCAATCCGGGAATTTATATGAAGGAGTTCGTTCGTGTCGGTGAGTAAATTAATCTCTGTTTGCACGTGTTCTTTTAAAAAGTTTACGACAGCTTCCGTTTCGGACAAAAGCAACGCGCCAGTGGTGAAGGAAGCGGAATAAACGTTATGAGTCATATAAGTATTAGAAATGTTTATAAATATACAGGATTAGAGTAAGATGTTGAAGTGAAAACTTTAATAAACAATCATTCGTTCAAAAATAGGCATTATTAATTAACCAATACTTTGCAAATGAAAGTTTATTAAAATTAATAGTAGATACCGAAGATACTGTTTCCCCCGGGGTTCAGTTTTTAATGAAGATAATGCCAAATCCAGATCGTCCAGGCATCGTCATAAATCAGAGCTTCTGGGAACGAACTTCCAAAGAGATTATAATATCAAGTGAATGCCGGATATTTATGATTTAGTTTAACGGAAGCCCATATTAGGTTATGCTAAAGCTTTAAGAGCATTCAATCCTAATCAACTTATTAATTCTTTTACAAGTAGATGTACTTTTGTACAGGGACAATGTAAATGCGTTGGTTTGGGCGGATTCGCAGAATGAAATGCCTCTAACCTTTCAGCTCTTTCAATAGCAACATCAAGACTTCCTTTCATTAACTGATAAGTATATCTAAGAAATTTATTTTTCGATTTCATAGTCGTATAATAATCAAATCTAGGGTGCTGAAACAAAGTTTCCTTAGGTAAACGTTCCTTCAAAATTTCCGTCAAACGCTCATAATATTTTGTTCTATTTAAATATTCCAAATCTTCTGGGTCA of Bacteroidota bacterium contains these proteins:
- a CDS encoding BrxA family protein, translated to MTHNVYSASFTTGALLLSETEAVVNFLKEHVQTEINLLTDTNELLHINSRIARKKKVGEILKRYNAVSESYWKAYLQLATKEERNIFLYFVCLSAYPLIRDFHLEVVLSKWRRLDTTIDRSDVLRFLNWSSGNHPEIDKWTDNTKFKACQIMILMMKETGFINNGKLISVYLSDELCRFFAHHGEAWFLEAMFIPKEHRERILNSL